The Akkermansia muciniphila genome contains a region encoding:
- a CDS encoding AI-2E family transporter, with the protein MNNAQQQNTHGGPDACGVPSLFQRKTCWCALTGVAFLAMLCIAAFVIFEVVELLGFLEPVLLPILIAAVISYLLEPIVSWLVHLKFSRPWAVVTVMFAALAVMVGFGATILPPLIRQTDELIDNRMELWDKTSELIDSTIEIPFISRTIDSVYSTSLRELDAGHYSMAELHDLRNAKTAREKLGAYMTINSSFYQDKLMSWLTSGGRALYSTIGIMVSILITPIFAFYFLLEADKIREKWPSILPLKASKFRKDVVDTMEEINGYLISFFRGQMLVSIIEGILIAICLKLLGLPYAVTIGAAVCVLGIVPYLGIITAFIPAVLLAWFTWGDFQHVLIVSGIFLAVNQFDGWIIQPKIVGDSVELHPLTVMFSVLIWTLILGGLIGALLAVPLTAAIKVLYKRYIWQNASMRPMTDPLPPPDEPHEAPPPGSGEPTPG; encoded by the coding sequence ATGAACAACGCACAGCAGCAGAATACGCATGGCGGCCCTGACGCCTGCGGCGTTCCCTCACTCTTCCAGAGAAAAACCTGCTGGTGCGCCCTGACGGGAGTCGCTTTCCTGGCGATGCTGTGCATTGCGGCCTTCGTCATTTTTGAAGTAGTGGAGCTCCTGGGCTTTCTGGAACCGGTCCTCCTGCCCATCCTGATTGCCGCCGTCATCTCCTACCTGCTGGAACCGATCGTCTCCTGGCTGGTTCACCTTAAATTTTCCCGCCCCTGGGCCGTGGTCACGGTCATGTTCGCGGCGCTGGCCGTCATGGTGGGCTTCGGCGCCACTATCCTGCCCCCGCTGATCCGGCAGACGGATGAATTGATCGACAACCGGATGGAGCTCTGGGACAAGACCTCTGAGCTGATTGACTCCACCATTGAAATTCCCTTTATCTCCCGCACCATCGACAGCGTTTACAGCACCAGCCTGCGGGAGCTGGACGCGGGCCATTATTCCATGGCGGAACTCCATGACCTGAGAAACGCCAAAACCGCCCGGGAAAAACTGGGGGCGTACATGACCATCAATTCTTCCTTTTACCAGGACAAGCTCATGAGCTGGCTTACTTCCGGCGGGAGGGCCCTGTACAGCACCATAGGCATCATGGTGAGCATCCTGATCACCCCCATCTTTGCCTTCTACTTCCTGCTGGAGGCAGACAAGATCAGGGAGAAATGGCCCAGCATCCTGCCCCTGAAGGCCTCCAAATTCAGAAAGGACGTGGTGGACACCATGGAGGAAATCAACGGATACCTGATTTCCTTCTTCCGCGGCCAGATGCTGGTGAGCATCATTGAGGGTATCCTGATCGCCATCTGCCTGAAACTGCTTGGGCTTCCGTACGCCGTCACCATAGGCGCGGCGGTCTGCGTGCTGGGCATCGTGCCGTACCTGGGCATCATCACCGCCTTCATTCCCGCAGTGCTGCTGGCCTGGTTCACGTGGGGGGACTTCCAGCACGTGCTGATCGTTTCCGGCATTTTCCTGGCCGTCAACCAGTTTGACGGATGGATCATCCAGCCGAAGATCGTGGGGGATTCTGTGGAGCTCCACCCGCTTACGGTCATGTTTTCCGTGCTGATCTGGACGCTCATTCTGGGCGGCCTGATCGGCGCCCTGCTGGCCGTCCCCCTGACGGCCGCCATCAAGGTTCTCTACAAGCGGTACATCTGGCAGAACGCCAGCATGCGCCCCATGACGGACCCCCTGCCTCCCCCGGACGAGCCCCATGAAGCACCCCCGCCAGGTTCGGGAGAACCCACTCCCGGTTAA
- a CDS encoding PDZ domain-containing protein, giving the protein MFRFSILLLATVLCASCVSHRPIQDSSSPPIDAANPLDGTPVALAWSSGTQLMMGVDTGAVQTSLLFSPAVESIGARLRGRGVMRTANVPISLKEDGEPISRKQDVVMVDQAPYDGLLGWECIRKYVWNINYPKRSHRFFNKLPAKIKSWHKLTLIPGSDYPQIADKHGRRIILDTGAPHAVYISKKRWSAIKQAYPDAFVSVYSGYSPAAGGFYAHECMHVSSFQLGPLELKNILLCESFANPDVMGIPNDIDIILGYGALSARQFWLDGPGNALYFSSTTHRMPAPASFNLMGGTFIQDRNGNGPMKAYVAEWSPAWDAGLRTGDVLVSINGRKNPYPDLVEYVTTQRGAQASVVVQRRNKLVRIQWEVPAAPPAGDYYPTPQAITEKEFENHVKQQEEKDQARDGAGEQQPAGPAEESSPGPEDQPEKGSAA; this is encoded by the coding sequence ATGTTCCGTTTCTCCATTTTGCTTCTGGCAACCGTGCTGTGCGCTTCCTGCGTATCGCACCGGCCCATCCAGGACAGCAGTTCGCCGCCCATTGACGCGGCCAACCCGCTGGACGGCACTCCCGTGGCCCTGGCCTGGAGCTCCGGAACGCAGTTGATGATGGGCGTGGATACGGGCGCCGTGCAAACCTCCCTGCTTTTCTCCCCGGCGGTGGAATCCATAGGCGCGCGCCTGCGCGGCAGGGGCGTCATGCGCACGGCCAATGTACCCATTTCCCTGAAGGAGGACGGGGAGCCCATCTCCCGGAAGCAGGACGTGGTGATGGTGGACCAGGCCCCCTATGACGGCCTGCTGGGCTGGGAGTGCATCCGCAAGTACGTGTGGAACATCAACTATCCCAAACGCTCCCACCGTTTTTTCAACAAGCTTCCCGCCAAAATCAAGAGCTGGCACAAGCTGACCCTGATCCCCGGTTCCGACTACCCGCAGATTGCGGACAAGCACGGGCGCCGCATCATTCTGGATACGGGGGCCCCCCATGCCGTCTATATCTCCAAGAAGCGCTGGAGCGCCATCAAGCAGGCCTATCCGGACGCGTTTGTCAGCGTCTATTCCGGCTACAGCCCCGCCGCGGGAGGGTTTTACGCGCATGAATGCATGCACGTGAGCTCCTTCCAGCTGGGCCCCCTGGAATTGAAAAACATCCTGCTCTGTGAGAGCTTCGCCAATCCGGACGTGATGGGCATTCCTAATGACATTGACATCATCCTGGGGTACGGCGCGCTTTCCGCCCGCCAGTTCTGGCTGGACGGACCGGGGAACGCCCTTTATTTCAGCTCCACCACCCACCGCATGCCCGCCCCCGCCTCCTTCAACCTGATGGGCGGGACCTTCATCCAGGACCGCAACGGAAACGGCCCCATGAAGGCCTACGTGGCCGAATGGTCGCCCGCCTGGGACGCCGGACTCCGGACGGGGGACGTGCTCGTCTCCATCAACGGGAGAAAGAATCCGTACCCGGATCTCGTAGAATATGTAACCACCCAGCGGGGGGCCCAGGCCAGCGTTGTGGTCCAGCGCAGGAATAAACTGGTGCGTATTCAATGGGAAGTTCCGGCCGCGCCCCCCGCCGGGGATTATTACCCCACGCCCCAGGCCATTACGGAGAAGGAGTTTGAGAACCACGTCAAGCAGCAGGAGGAAAAGGACCAGGCCCGGGACGGCGCCGGGGAACAGCAGCCTGCGGGCCCGGCGGAAGAATCCTCCCCCGGCCCTGAAGATCAACCGGAAAAAGGCTCAGCCGCCTGA
- a CDS encoding ParB/RepB/Spo0J family partition protein, which produces MAKPALGKGFDALINQNLSRESLAAPQAGDVVHQLSHASIIPSSLQPRAIFTPEQLAELVDSIKEHGIIQPLIVRKTESGKYELIAGERRWRASGILGLSTVPAIIREASDKDVLELALIENLQRENLSPLEEASGYMRLKTEFRMKQGDIAKRVGKSRASVANSMRLLDLPQAVQDMLGNAFISVGHAKVLLSLRNGDQQIQLGRDIVNKGYTVRQTEKAIQKILNPPEPAPARKPSSPQYKKISSVLAKQFGTPVNISGQGSKGSIEITFSSKADFIRILELLGQDEWSDSK; this is translated from the coding sequence ATGGCAAAACCGGCTCTGGGGAAAGGCTTTGACGCCCTTATCAATCAAAATCTGTCTCGTGAATCCTTGGCGGCTCCCCAGGCGGGAGACGTTGTGCATCAATTATCCCACGCTTCCATCATCCCCAGTTCCCTCCAGCCCCGCGCCATCTTTACTCCGGAACAACTGGCGGAACTGGTGGATTCCATCAAGGAACACGGCATCATCCAGCCGCTGATCGTCCGGAAAACGGAGAGCGGCAAGTATGAACTGATCGCCGGGGAAAGGCGCTGGCGCGCGTCCGGCATCCTGGGCCTTTCCACCGTGCCCGCCATCATCCGGGAAGCTTCCGACAAGGATGTACTGGAACTGGCGCTGATTGAAAACCTCCAGCGTGAAAACCTCAGCCCGCTGGAAGAGGCCTCCGGCTACATGCGCCTGAAAACGGAATTCCGCATGAAGCAGGGGGACATTGCCAAGCGCGTGGGCAAATCCCGCGCCTCCGTAGCCAACAGCATGCGCCTGCTTGACCTGCCCCAGGCGGTTCAGGACATGCTGGGGAACGCCTTCATCAGCGTGGGACACGCCAAAGTCCTGCTTTCCCTCAGGAACGGGGACCAGCAGATCCAGCTCGGGCGCGACATCGTCAACAAGGGGTACACCGTCCGCCAGACGGAAAAGGCCATCCAGAAGATTCTCAACCCTCCGGAACCTGCCCCGGCCAGAAAGCCTTCCTCCCCGCAGTACAAGAAGATTTCCAGCGTGCTCGCCAAACAGTTCGGCACGCCCGTCAACATCTCCGGACAGGGGTCCAAGGGCTCCATTGAGATTACCTTTTCCAGCAAGGCGGATTTTATCCGCATCCTTGAACTCCTGGGACAGGATGAATGGTCTGATTCCAAGTAA
- a CDS encoding arylsulfatase has translation MNKTALHLMLALAAAAACPAATTPKVKPPKAIVMIYADDLGYGDVGCYGAKGIPTPSIDKLAKQGVRFTDAYSTTSVCTPSRYALFTGEYPWRKEGTGILPGDAALIIDTKKPTLPKMLQSHGYKTYMVGKWHLGLGEKGKKIDWNKHIAPSPNEIGFDESFIFAATGDRVPCVILENGNVRNLDPNDPIEVSYQRNFPGLPNGKDNKDLLKLMWSHGHNQAVINGIGRIGFMKGGKSALWKDEENADVITKKAIEYIQKSAKAKEPFFLMFATHDIHVPRCPEKRFVGKSQHGVRGDVTVELDDCVQRITEALQKAGLEKDTLVIFSSDNGPVLDDGYKDFAVRDNATHSPAGPFRAGKYSILEGGSRIPFIVKWPGVVKPGTTSKALFNQMDLAASLEQLLEPGKANSFRDSENVMPALLGKSAKGRDYHVINSTGKALAIRHGKWKFIPAGVAIRDGISGLGAKMSKSPEGGSLFDLEKDPKELNNVAAQHPDICEQMKAKLQEIRQRPETKADLVDLLPLDD, from the coding sequence ATGAACAAAACCGCATTACACCTGATGCTGGCCCTGGCGGCGGCAGCGGCCTGCCCGGCCGCCACCACGCCCAAGGTCAAGCCGCCCAAAGCCATCGTCATGATTTACGCTGACGACCTCGGCTACGGGGACGTAGGCTGTTATGGAGCCAAGGGGATTCCCACCCCTTCCATTGACAAGCTCGCCAAGCAGGGCGTCCGCTTCACGGATGCCTATTCCACCACCTCCGTCTGCACCCCCTCCCGCTATGCCCTGTTTACCGGGGAATATCCGTGGCGCAAGGAAGGCACGGGCATTCTGCCGGGGGACGCCGCCCTGATTATTGACACCAAGAAGCCCACACTGCCCAAGATGCTCCAGTCCCACGGCTACAAGACCTACATGGTAGGCAAGTGGCACCTGGGCCTGGGGGAAAAGGGAAAGAAGATTGACTGGAACAAGCACATCGCCCCCAGCCCGAACGAAATAGGCTTTGACGAAAGTTTCATCTTTGCCGCCACGGGCGACCGCGTTCCCTGCGTGATTCTGGAAAACGGCAACGTCCGCAACCTGGACCCGAACGACCCCATTGAAGTGTCCTACCAGCGCAACTTCCCGGGACTGCCCAACGGCAAGGATAACAAGGACCTGCTCAAGCTCATGTGGAGCCACGGCCACAACCAGGCCGTCATCAACGGCATCGGACGCATCGGCTTCATGAAGGGCGGCAAGAGCGCCCTGTGGAAGGACGAGGAAAACGCGGACGTGATCACGAAAAAGGCCATTGAATACATCCAGAAGAGCGCCAAGGCCAAGGAACCGTTCTTCCTGATGTTCGCCACGCATGACATCCACGTGCCCCGCTGCCCGGAAAAACGCTTTGTGGGCAAGAGCCAGCACGGCGTGCGCGGCGACGTGACCGTGGAACTGGACGACTGCGTCCAGCGCATCACGGAAGCCCTGCAAAAAGCCGGCCTGGAAAAGGACACCCTGGTGATCTTCTCCAGCGACAACGGCCCCGTGCTTGACGACGGCTACAAGGATTTTGCCGTGCGGGACAATGCCACCCACTCCCCCGCCGGACCCTTCCGCGCCGGCAAGTACAGCATTCTGGAAGGCGGTTCCCGCATCCCGTTCATCGTCAAATGGCCCGGAGTGGTCAAGCCCGGAACCACCAGCAAGGCCCTGTTCAACCAGATGGACCTGGCTGCCTCCCTGGAACAACTGCTGGAACCCGGCAAGGCCAACTCCTTCCGCGACTCTGAAAACGTGATGCCCGCCCTGCTGGGCAAATCCGCCAAGGGCCGCGACTACCACGTCATCAACAGCACCGGCAAGGCGCTGGCCATCCGCCACGGCAAGTGGAAGTTCATTCCCGCCGGCGTAGCCATCCGCGACGGGATTAGCGGACTGGGAGCAAAGATGAGCAAGTCCCCGGAAGGCGGCAGCCTGTTTGACCTGGAAAAGGACCCCAAGGAACTCAACAACGTGGCCGCCCAGCATCCGGACATTTGCGAACAGATGAAGGCCAAGCTCCAGGAAATCCGCCAAAGGCCGGAAACCAAGGCTGACCTGGTGGACCTGCTTCCCCTGGACGACTAA
- a CDS encoding M28 family peptidase encodes MTLRLGLILLTALLTQCGKPVETPPADAETIPAQLQETDHFNGGNAMFHAARITEMGDRSAGSPGYRSQLEYLKGELARHGWTCREQSFEEETPKGRIRFTNLRARFGAEPDFRAPVQGLLTCHIDTKPDIPGFTGANDGASGAAAILETARILSGEPARAREMELVFFDGEESFAKHMDNEDGLYGSKHYAAALQPPLPRWQLNLDMVGRQGKKIRIPAMTPQSMYQVYSRAIRELGYSPEEWGVSGYAILDDHVPFMERGMDTLNLIDDFEDGNWWHTSKDNMGILGEKSFRNTGEMTLHILRQLLPGPPST; translated from the coding sequence ATGACGCTCCGCCTCGGACTTATTCTGCTCACGGCCCTGCTGACGCAGTGCGGAAAACCCGTGGAAACGCCCCCTGCGGATGCGGAAACCATTCCCGCCCAGCTTCAGGAAACGGACCATTTCAACGGCGGGAACGCCATGTTCCATGCCGCCCGGATAACGGAGATGGGAGACAGGAGCGCCGGCTCCCCCGGCTACCGTAGCCAATTGGAGTACCTGAAAGGGGAATTGGCCAGACACGGCTGGACGTGCCGGGAACAATCCTTTGAGGAGGAAACGCCCAAGGGCCGCATCCGGTTCACTAACTTGCGGGCGCGCTTTGGCGCGGAACCGGATTTCCGGGCCCCCGTGCAGGGTTTGCTGACCTGCCATATTGATACCAAGCCGGACATCCCCGGGTTCACGGGAGCCAATGACGGAGCTTCCGGTGCCGCAGCCATCCTGGAGACGGCCCGCATCCTGTCCGGGGAGCCCGCCCGCGCCAGGGAAATGGAACTGGTGTTTTTTGACGGAGAAGAAAGCTTTGCCAAGCACATGGACAATGAGGACGGCCTGTACGGCTCCAAGCATTACGCCGCCGCCCTTCAGCCGCCGCTGCCCCGGTGGCAGCTCAACCTGGACATGGTGGGGCGCCAGGGGAAAAAGATACGCATTCCGGCCATGACGCCCCAATCCATGTACCAGGTTTATTCCCGCGCCATCCGTGAACTGGGCTATTCACCGGAGGAATGGGGGGTATCCGGCTACGCCATTCTGGATGACCACGTCCCCTTCATGGAGCGCGGCATGGACACCCTGAACCTCATTGACGATTTTGAGGACGGCAACTGGTGGCACACGTCCAAGGATAACATGGGCATTCTGGGAGAAAAATCTTTCAGAAACACAGGAGAAATGACCCTGCATATCCTCCGCCAGCTGCTGCCCGGCCCGCCTTCCACCTGA
- a CDS encoding ferrous iron transporter B — MEREAEAQENRWRTRLDAVLMHRIWGTLIFLCIVYVIFFLSFAIGDPLVKLIQTGTQMFSIWASRMLEPWPRLQSLLGEGVVGGVGGVLAFLPNVVLLFGAITVLENSGYMMRVSRLMGRIMKIMGLNGSSFAPLLLGFGCSVPAILSTRRIGARNDRLVTIAVLPMMSCAGRLPIYMMFVSALFPSRLQATVLFGIYASGVLLALCCARLLKNTFFKTVQRDSPHHMKRLRLPSLRKVGYLMWSRAFMYVRKAGTFILGASIILWFLNTYPRPEEGAAPTAAAAMEQSYAGQIGHWMEPVTQVAGFDWKINSALLGAFAAKEIFVTQMGILFAVQDGDSGPAAQQTLNARLKASYTPLQGISIMMFCLIALPCIGTVTVAKREAGTWWFALAQFAGLTLLGFLTATLVYQAGLLL, encoded by the coding sequence ATGGAACGGGAGGCAGAGGCGCAGGAAAACAGGTGGAGAACCAGGCTGGACGCCGTCCTGATGCACAGGATATGGGGGACTCTTATCTTCCTGTGCATTGTTTACGTCATCTTCTTCCTGAGCTTTGCCATCGGGGACCCCCTGGTCAAACTGATCCAGACGGGCACGCAGATGTTCAGCATCTGGGCCAGCCGCATGCTGGAACCGTGGCCGCGCCTGCAATCCCTGCTGGGTGAAGGCGTGGTGGGCGGCGTAGGAGGCGTGCTGGCCTTCCTGCCGAATGTGGTTCTCCTCTTCGGGGCCATCACCGTGCTGGAAAACAGCGGATACATGATGCGCGTCTCCCGCCTCATGGGCCGCATCATGAAAATCATGGGGCTGAACGGCAGCAGCTTTGCCCCGCTCCTGCTGGGCTTCGGCTGTTCGGTTCCCGCCATCCTGTCCACCAGGAGGATTGGCGCGCGCAATGACCGGCTGGTCACCATCGCCGTACTGCCCATGATGAGCTGCGCAGGGCGCCTGCCCATCTACATGATGTTCGTCTCCGCCCTGTTTCCCTCCCGGTTGCAGGCTACCGTGCTGTTTGGCATTTACGCCAGCGGCGTTCTGCTGGCCCTCTGCTGCGCCCGGCTCCTGAAAAATACGTTTTTCAAAACCGTGCAGCGGGACTCCCCCCACCACATGAAACGCCTGCGCCTCCCCTCCCTCCGGAAGGTGGGCTATCTGATGTGGTCCCGGGCTTTTATGTACGTCCGGAAGGCGGGAACCTTCATCCTGGGGGCCTCCATTATCCTGTGGTTCCTGAATACCTATCCCAGGCCGGAGGAAGGCGCCGCGCCGACTGCCGCCGCGGCCATGGAGCAATCCTACGCCGGGCAGATAGGCCACTGGATGGAACCCGTCACGCAAGTGGCCGGATTTGACTGGAAAATCAATTCCGCGCTGCTGGGCGCCTTTGCCGCCAAGGAAATCTTCGTCACCCAGATGGGCATCCTCTTTGCCGTGCAGGACGGGGACTCCGGCCCCGCGGCCCAGCAGACGCTGAACGCCCGGCTCAAGGCCAGCTACACCCCGCTGCAAGGCATCAGCATCATGATGTTCTGCCTCATCGCCCTGCCCTGCATCGGCACCGTCACCGTCGCCAAGCGGGAGGCAGGCACCTGGTGGTTCGCGCTGGCCCAATTTGCAGGTCTGACGCTGCTGGGCTTTCTGACGGCTACGCTGGTGTACCAGGCGGGATTGCTGTTGTAG
- a CDS encoding putative peptidoglycan-binding domain-containing protein: protein MAKTILRFEDARVTGSDSLRVSPLPAADKGGKWEICGICDGIEPAVFSRLKDLLDAGDREEAWEGCLQYVLDNTSAVRSWMGSDAHPATEFILRDHYFNSGSRNTGKILQRALNDYGASLTVDGIPGKQTRQTLQAVLARSGEAEFIASLNEQRKAFYRSCKQFPVFGKGWLNRSEAAYQFARSLV, encoded by the coding sequence ATGGCTAAGACTATTCTTCGCTTTGAAGATGCCCGCGTAACCGGATCGGACTCCCTGCGCGTTTCCCCCCTCCCTGCCGCCGACAAGGGCGGCAAATGGGAGATTTGCGGCATTTGCGACGGCATTGAACCCGCCGTATTCAGCCGCCTGAAAGACCTGCTTGACGCCGGGGACCGGGAAGAAGCCTGGGAAGGATGCCTGCAATACGTGCTGGACAACACCTCCGCCGTACGCTCCTGGATGGGCTCTGACGCCCATCCAGCCACGGAATTCATCCTGCGGGACCATTACTTCAATTCCGGCAGCAGGAATACCGGAAAAATCCTTCAACGCGCCCTTAACGACTACGGGGCCTCCCTCACGGTAGACGGCATTCCCGGAAAACAGACCCGGCAGACATTGCAGGCCGTTCTTGCCCGGTCCGGAGAGGCGGAATTCATCGCCAGCCTCAACGAGCAGCGCAAGGCGTTTTACCGTTCCTGCAAGCAGTTCCCCGTCTTCGGAAAGGGATGGCTGAACCGCAGTGAAGCCGCCTACCAGTTCGCCCGCTCCCTGGTCTAG
- a CDS encoding DNA gyrase/topoisomerase IV subunit A, giving the protein MTQPAHIAPASQSVEGMYADYFLDYASYVILERAVPKINDGFKPVQRRILHAMDRLDDGRYNKVANIVGDTMKFHPHGDRSIADALVGLGQKGLLIDTQGNWGNILTGDPAAASRYIEARFTPFAHDVVFSPKVTEWQLSYDGRNKEPVSLPVKFPLLLAQGAEGIAVGLSSKILPHNFNELIDASIAHLRGQPFQLLPDFPTGGVMDATNYRDGERGTGRVRIRARIITESKKLLRITEIPFGVTTEILIDSIVSAAEKGKIKIARIEDNTAQHADILVHLPAGADPEQTRKALFAFSACEVSISPNACVIVEEKPRFMCVSDILRYNTDSTREILRQEQEMRLKELNEAWHQASLEKIFIENRIYLSIEDSETWEEVLGTIDRELQPFAASLRGPITRDDLVRLTEIKIKRISKFDAFKADQHIRQLEADIEQTQKNLSQLTKFTIRWFESLRKKYGAAYPRKTEISSFGSVDRAQVAVANETLYIDEEGFAGYGVKKGNPVCKCSTLDDVLVIDSTGILKIVRIQDKFFAGKNPLYISVIKKDDDPVFNLIYRDGRDGPVYAKRFHIGGFTRDKEYPLTLGTKGTRIFHFSVHETEENSAQISVNVYLKAVLKLRNLVRPFHFSELRIKNRGAQGNIITKHPVERVSRIMPPAKSGDEEADEESPAPGAAQAESTPAPDTETPQASPAPDQEEPPSGPTLEQGSLFES; this is encoded by the coding sequence GTGACTCAACCCGCCCACATTGCTCCCGCGAGCCAGTCCGTGGAAGGCATGTATGCCGACTACTTTCTGGATTACGCCTCGTACGTCATCCTGGAACGGGCCGTGCCAAAGATCAATGACGGGTTCAAACCTGTGCAGCGCCGCATCCTGCACGCCATGGACCGGCTGGATGACGGGCGCTATAATAAAGTGGCGAATATCGTGGGCGACACGATGAAGTTCCACCCGCACGGCGACCGCTCCATTGCGGACGCGCTGGTGGGGCTGGGACAGAAAGGACTGCTTATCGACACGCAGGGGAACTGGGGCAACATCCTGACGGGAGACCCCGCGGCCGCCTCCCGGTACATTGAAGCGCGCTTCACCCCCTTTGCCCACGATGTGGTTTTCAGCCCCAAGGTCACGGAATGGCAGCTTTCCTATGACGGCAGGAACAAGGAACCGGTTAGCCTTCCCGTCAAATTCCCCCTCCTTCTCGCCCAGGGGGCGGAAGGTATTGCGGTGGGTCTTTCCAGCAAAATTCTTCCCCACAATTTCAATGAGCTGATTGACGCTTCCATCGCCCATCTGCGCGGGCAGCCCTTCCAGCTTCTGCCGGACTTCCCCACCGGAGGCGTCATGGACGCCACCAATTACCGGGACGGGGAACGCGGCACGGGCCGCGTGCGCATCCGGGCGCGCATCATCACGGAATCCAAAAAGCTCCTCCGCATCACGGAAATACCGTTCGGGGTCACTACGGAAATACTGATTGACTCCATCGTCTCCGCCGCGGAGAAGGGAAAAATTAAAATTGCCCGCATTGAGGACAATACGGCCCAGCACGCGGACATCCTGGTGCACCTGCCCGCCGGAGCGGACCCGGAGCAGACCAGGAAGGCGCTGTTCGCCTTCTCCGCCTGCGAGGTCAGCATCTCCCCGAACGCCTGCGTCATTGTGGAGGAAAAGCCCAGGTTCATGTGCGTGAGCGACATCCTGCGCTACAACACGGACTCCACCCGGGAAATCCTGCGCCAGGAGCAGGAAATGCGCCTCAAGGAACTCAACGAGGCCTGGCACCAGGCAAGCCTGGAAAAGATCTTCATTGAAAACCGCATCTACCTTTCCATTGAAGACTCCGAGACATGGGAGGAAGTGCTGGGCACCATTGACCGGGAATTGCAGCCCTTTGCCGCCTCACTGCGCGGCCCCATCACCAGGGACGACCTGGTGCGGCTCACGGAAATCAAGATCAAGCGCATCTCCAAGTTTGACGCGTTCAAGGCGGACCAGCACATCCGGCAGCTTGAGGCGGACATTGAACAGACGCAGAAGAACCTCAGCCAGCTTACCAAGTTCACCATCCGCTGGTTTGAGTCCCTGCGCAAGAAATACGGCGCGGCCTATCCCCGGAAAACGGAAATCTCCTCCTTCGGCTCCGTGGACCGGGCCCAGGTGGCCGTGGCCAATGAAACGCTGTACATTGATGAAGAAGGCTTCGCCGGCTATGGCGTCAAGAAGGGGAACCCCGTCTGCAAGTGCTCCACGCTGGACGACGTGCTGGTCATCGACAGCACGGGGATACTCAAGATCGTGCGCATCCAGGACAAATTCTTTGCCGGTAAAAACCCCCTTTATATTTCCGTAATCAAGAAGGATGACGATCCCGTCTTCAATCTGATCTACCGGGACGGCAGGGACGGCCCGGTGTACGCCAAACGCTTCCACATAGGCGGCTTCACCCGGGACAAGGAATACCCTCTTACGCTGGGAACCAAGGGAACGCGCATCTTCCACTTCTCCGTGCATGAAACGGAGGAAAACAGCGCCCAGATCAGCGTGAACGTGTACCTGAAGGCCGTACTGAAACTCCGTAACCTGGTCAGACCGTTCCACTTCTCGGAACTAAGGATCAAAAACCGTGGCGCGCAGGGCAACATCATCACCAAGCATCCGGTGGAACGCGTCTCCCGCATCATGCCTCCGGCCAAATCCGGGGATGAGGAAGCGGATGAAGAATCCCCCGCCCCCGGAGCAGCACAGGCGGAAAGCACGCCCGCGCCGGACACGGAAACGCCGCAGGCCTCCCCGGCTCCGGACCAGGAAGAGCCCCCCTCCGGCCCCACGCTGGAACAGGGCTCCCTGTTTGAATCCTGA